The genomic region AATACTGCCAATGGCAAGTGCATGACCATCGAGCAGCTCATGCAGGCAAACCCGGCGGGCAAGGGAGTCCGCATCATCAAGTGAGGAGGACGAACCATGGTATTGATTAACGCTCAAGGACTTATCGTCGGCAGGCTGTCCAGCATAGTCGCAAAAAAGCTGCTACAGGGCGAAGAGGTAACTATCATAAACGCGGAGAAGGCCATCCTTTCAGGGTCGAAGGCCAGCACGTTTAGGGAGTACAAGCAGGCTGTGGACCGTGGTACCAGGGAAAAGGGGCCATACTACCCGAAAAGGCCGGACGCCATCATAAGGAGGACGATCCGTGGTATGCTGCCCTACAAGGCGCAGCGCGGGAAGGACGCGATGGCCCGCCTTAGGGTGTACATCGGCACGCCGTCCGATGTCCAGGGCCAGCAGGCAGTGACGCTTGAAAAGGCGAGCGCGGCCCGCCTGAGCTCATACAGGTACATGGAGCTAGGCGAGCTCTCGAAGCAGCTAGGAGCCAAGTTTTAAGGTGAGAGCATGGTCAAGGTCATTACTACAAGCGGAAAGAGGAAGACTGCGATTGCACGCGCCACGGTAAGGAAGGGCACGGGTATCGTCAGGATAAACAAGGTGCCATTAGCTCTCGTCCAGCCGGAAATCATAAGGCTCAAGATCTCAGAGCCCCTCATCCTTGCGGGCAGCGAGATAGCGAGCCAGCTTGACATCGATGTCGATATACGTGGCGGGGGCATCATGGGGCAAGCAGAAGCGGCGAGGTGTGCCATCGCCAGGGGACTAGTCAACTGGACCAATGACATGGCGCTTCGCGACGCCTACCTGAGCCATGATAGGACGCTTCTCGTCAACGACATCAGGGCAAAGGAGCCCAAGCACTATGGCGGGACGGGCGCGAGGGCAAAGTTCCAGAAATCGTACCGTTAAGTATAAATGCTATCATTGGAGGTATATTCAAATACTTCCAATGAGTTAAATTTAAAATTGGAGCACGAAAAATGATACCGGTTAGATGTTTCACCTGCGGGAAGGTCATATCGAACGTGTGGGAAGAATACCGCGCACGGGTAGAGGAGCGTAAGAGGACCCTGCCGAAGGGTGAACAGCTCAGGGTCGGCGACATCCTCGACGACCTGGGCGTAGAGCGATACTGCTGCAGGCGCATGCTGCTATCGCACGTCGAGCTGGTCGACGTCCTGGCACCATACCAGTGATAAGGATATACGGGATCGTGGGGTAGCCTGGTCCATCCTTTCGCGTTCGGGACGCGGAAACCTGAGTTCAAATCTCAGCGATCCCACCATATATCTTTATGAAAAAGCATAGCTTGAGACCACCCAACGGGACGCTTGGGAAAATGAACGCACTTCACCGGATAATGAACATCACATTTCATTTCTCAGTAAATTGCGAGGGGTATTAGCTTGAGCGCTAAACAAGTGAATGTGGCTGATAAGACTATGAGTTATACACGCTATGAGCGTGCGCGTATCGTCGGGGCGAGGGCTCTACAGATATCCATGGGGGCGCCTGTCCTCATCAAGGACGTCAAGAGTGTCGAGCCTATCGAGGTGGCGCTGGCCGAACTGGAGCGCGGCCTCATACCCATCACCGTTAAGAGGACGAATAAATCCTACCGGCGAGAGGCCGAATCTTCCGAATCTTCTGGATGATTTTTCATAATGGGAGGACATGGTTTTGACGATAATCGAGGACATCATCGGGAGGAAAATTTTCGACAGCCGTGGCAACCCGACGATAGAAGTCGAGGTCTACCTGGACGATGGCTTCGGGAGGGCCGCGGCGCCTGCCGGGGCGTCCAAGGGCACCTATGAGGCGGTGGCCATACCGGTCGATGACGCAATAGCTAAGCTTGAGAACGAGGTCGTTGAGCAGCTCATCGGCGAGGACGCGGAAGACCAGGAGCACATAGACATGCTTCTGCACGAGGTCGACGGGACGAGCAATTTTAGCAATATCGGAGGCAACACGTCTGTAGCCGTCTCCATGGCCGTGGCAAAGGCGGCTTCGAACGCGCTTTTCCGCGTTGGCCCGGGAGAGCCGCTGGAGCGCTACCTGTACAGGTATCTCGGCGGCGCGTATCCGCGCATGCCTTATCCGCTGGGCAACGTGCTAGGTGGAGGGGCGCACGCGCCTGGCGCGACCGACATCCAGGAGTTCCTCGTCTCATCTGTCGGCGCAGAGACGATCGATGAGGCGGTGTACGGCAACGCGCTGGTCCATAAGCGGGTAAAAAAGATACTGGCAGACGAAGGCGTCTTTTGCGGAAAGGGCGACGAGGGCGGCTGGGCGCCCCAGGTCAGGGACTCAATGGCCTTTGAGGTGGTCAGCAGGGCCGTCAAGGAGGCATCCGACGAGCTGGGGTTCGAGGTCAGGCTTGGCGTGGACGTGGCGGCTTCCGAGCTATGGGATGAAGAGAAAAAAGCCTACGTCTATAAGGATGCGATGCGTACGGCAGAGGAGCAGGTCGAGTACATCGCGGGCCTGATAGATGAATATGACCTATTTTACGTGGAAGACCCTCTCCATGAGAACGACTTCGATGGGTTTGCCGATCTGACCGAGAAGGCTGGCGATAGATGTATTATATGCGGTGATGACCTTTTCGTCACCAACGTCAAGCGAATAGAGGAGGGCATCGAGAAGTTCGCCGCAAACGCAGCATTGATAAAGCCAAACCAGATAGGCACGGTCACGGACACGTATAACGCCATAGCCCTGGCGAAGCGGTATGGCTATAAGGCCATCATGTCGCACAGGAGCGGCGAGACGACCGACAACACGATAGCACACCTGGCGGTCGCGTTCGGCTGCGAGATGCTGAAGACGGGCGTCGTGGGCGGCGAAAGGATCGCCAAGCTGAACGAGCTCATAAGGATCGGAGAGGACATTGGCAACGACAGGATGACAGAGGATTTATTTTAATCAGTATAGGAGATAGAAAAATGGCAGATAAAGCTGTAGAAAAACCGGAAATAAGAGAGATAAGGGATGAGAGCTACCAGTCATTGATACCGATGGATGAGTACCTTGCTGCGGGAGTGCACATCGGTACGCAGCAAAAGACTGAGGACATGAAGCGCTTCATATACCGCGTCAGGAACGATGGGCTGTACGTCCTGGACGTCCAGAGCACGGATGAGCGCATAAGGGCGGCGGCCAAATTCCTTTCACGCTATGAGCCGTCGAACATTCTGGTCGTGTGCGCAAGGCAGTATGGCCAGCACCCGGCGGAGATGTTCGCCAGGGCAATCGGGGCCAAGGATATCGTGGGAAGGTTCATACCGGGCACCATGACCAACCCGGAGTACATGTTCTTCACCGAGCCGGACGTCGTGGTCGTCACGGACCCCATCGGCGACATCCAGGCCGTCAACGAGGCCATCAAGATTGGCGTGCCCGTCGTGGCCATGTGCGACACGAACAACATGACCACCGACATCGACCTGGTGATACCGACGAACAACAAGGGCAGGAAAGCTCTCGCTCTCGTGTACTGGCTCCTGGCAAGGGAGGTCATACGAGAGCGCGGCGAGCAGGGATTCAACTATACCGTCAACGATTTCGAGTCAGAGATATAAGGATATATTGACATGAGGAATCCTGCGGTCGCGGGCATGTTTTACCCGGGAAGCAAAGAGGCGTTACGCCAACAGATAGCAAGCCTTGCGCCGAGGCAGCCCACGCCAAAGATAGATGCTATGGGCGTCGTGGTGCCGCACGCTGGCTACGCATATTCAGGCGGCGTAGCTGCCAGGGTTTATGCCTCTATAGAGGGCGCGCAAACCTTCATCATTCTTGGGCCGAGGCATGGGTGGGAAGGCTCCGCAATAGCGGTGTCCACCGAGCCGTGGAAGACGCCGCTTGGCGTCGTGGATGTAGCCCATGATTTCATCGAGCTGCTGCCCCCGGGCATCATAGACCGTGATGAGATAGCGCATAGCCGTGAGCACTCCCTGGAGGTTCAAGTCCCTTTCCTTCAATACTTTTTCGAGGGCTTCAGGATAGTGCCGATTGCGATAGGGCTGCAGGACTACGAGACCGTCAGCGAAGTGGCGAACGAGCTGATGATGGCCTTAGAGAAGTATCCGAAGAAGGCGGTGATCGTGGCATCCAGCGATTTCTCCCATTACGAGCCGGTCGAGGCGGCTAAGAGGAAGGATAGCAGGCTTATCGAGCGGATTGAGAAGCTAGACGTGGTGGGCTTTTATGATGAGATAGCAAGATTAAGTGCCACCTGCTGCGGCTACGGCCCTATAGCCGCCATGATGCTATGCTGCAAGCGCATGGGGGCAAAAAGGGCTGAGCTTCTAGCCTATGCCACGAGTGGCGACGTTACCGGCGACCGTGAAGTTGTTGGATATGCCGGGCTGGTAGTGACCGGGTAGTACCATGACGATCTGTTCGGCTCCTGGCAAGGTCTTCTTATTTGGCGAGCACGCGGTCGTCTACGGTAAGCGGGCCATCGCATGCGCCATAGACCTCCGTACGGAGGTCGAGGTCAACCGGGGCGGCAATGGCATACACATCCATTCCGCTTTCAAGGACGACCCGGATAAAAACCCCTATATTAAGATGGCTATAAAAAAAGTGCAGCAATACGTTGATATAAAAAATTTGAGCGTAAAGGTCTCTTCCACCATACCCATCGCGTCCGGCCTGGGGTCGTCGGCGGCGGTCACCGTCGCCACAATTGGGGCGCTTAACGAGGAGTTTCAGGTGGGCCTTAGAAAGGAAGAGATAGCCCTCATGGCATACCAGACAGAGCTTGAGGTTCAGGGGGCGGCGAGCCCGACGGACACGTTCGTCTCGACCATGGGGGGCACTGTCATCGTGCCCGACAGGAAAGTGCTGCCGCCCATAAGCTGCGGCATCGTGGTCGGGCACACGGGAATCTCGAAATCAACCGCCAGGATGGTCGCCAGGGTGAGGGCGCTAAAGGAAAAATATCCCGACGTAATAGGCGGCATCATGGATTCCATAGGCTGCATCTCTGTCAGGGGCGAGGATTTAATAAAAAAGAATGATTATCGTTCGATAGGCGAGCTCATGAACGTCAACCAGGGGCTTCTTGACGCTTTAGGCATCACTATCCCGGAGCTATCCTTACAGATCCACGCCGCACGACAGCACGGCGCGTATGGCGCCAAGGTCACCGGCGCCGGAGGAGGAGGATGCATGGTGGCCATCTGTGACGAGAAGAAATGTAAAGAGATCGCCACGGCAATTGGCCGCTCATATGGGGATAGTTTTATAACTCGCTCGACGTCCGAGGGGTTGATCATCAAATGACGATAATACTCAAGATTGGCGGCAGCGTGCTGACGGACAAGAATAAAGTATCGGCGGCGAAGCCAGAGGCCATCGCGCGCGTCGCGAGGGAGGTGAGCGAGGCGCTTAGCCCGCGGCTGGTTTTGGTCCATGGGGCGGGCTCCTTCGGGCACCACCAGGCGAAGGAATACCGGCTGAAAGATGGGCTTAACGACTGGAGCATAAAAGGCATACTGCCGACGCACAACGCAGTTAAATCTTTAAACGCGATGGTCGTGGACGCCCTGCAGATGAGCGGCGTGGACGCGCTGCCGGTGCACCCGCTTTCTAATTGTATTCTCAACAATGGAAGGATAGAGCACATGTGCATGGAGGCCATAACGAGGATGCTGCGCGCGGAAATCGTCCCGGTGCTTCATGGCGACGTAGTCATGGACACGGCAAAAGGCGTGGGCATCCTATCTGGCGACCAGCTCGTGGCTTACCTCGCCAGGGCTCTTAAAGCAGACAGGGTGGGCATCGGCACCAACGTGGATGGAGTCTTAAGGAATGGCAGCGTAATAAGGGAGCTCAAGCCAGCAAACATAAGGGAAGTTGAAAGCATCCTATCTGGCTCAGTAGGAGTAGACGTTACGGGGGGCATGTACGGTAAAATAGCAGAGCTGATGGCGTTGGCCGGGGAGGGCATACCCTCGGTCGTATTCAATGCGGAAAAGCCGGGCAACATCGTGAAATTCTTGAGGGATGACCTGGCTGAAGGCACACTCATAAGCGGAGACTGAAGTATGGTGACCTCGAAGAGAAAGATGGAGCACCTGGACATCTGTACCAGGGAAAACGTGGAATCGAAGGGCAGCGGGTTCGAAGACATCGAATTCATACACCGGTGCCTTCCTGAAATAAATAAGTCCGAGATTTCAACCAGCACCACTTTCTTAGGCCACAGGTTCAACGCTCCGCTGATGATAGCTTCAATGACCGGCGGCCATCCATGCACGATGGAAGTGAACGCGAACCTGGCGATGGCGGCCGAGGAGCTGGGGCTGGGCATGGGCGTGGGCAGCCAGAGGGCGGCGCTCGAGGACCCAAAGCTGGAGGACACTTACCGGATAGTGCGGGATAAGGCGCCCCACGCGTTCATATACGGCAACATTGGCGCGCCCCAGCTATCCGAGTATACCATAGAGGACATCGAGCGTGCGGTAAGCATGATCGACGCCGATGCCATGGCGATTCACCTGAACTTCCTTCAGGAGGCGATACAGCCCGAAGGAGAGGTAGATGCCAGGGGCATCATAGACAGGATTGCGGCAATCGCAGAAGGCCTGTCAGTGCCGGTTATCGTGAAAGAGAGCGGCGCGGGCATCTGCCATGGCGACGCCTATATGCTGAAAAAGGCCGGCGTAGCGGCCCTTGACGTGGGCGGCAGAGGCGGCACGAGCTGGGCGGGCGTGGAGGTCTTCAGGGCACGCATGGAGCAGGACAGCATTAGCGAGCACCTGGGGATAAAGTTCTGGGATTGGGGCATCCCTACCGCCGTGAGCATCGTCGAGGCTGACATCGGGCTTCCTTTGATAGCGACGGGCGGCATAAGGGATGGCGTCATGGTGGCGAAAGCGCTGGCATTGGGCGCGTCCATGAGCAGCGTGGCGCTGCCGCTCGTGTCTGCCGCAAGGATAAGCTCCGAGAAAGTGAAGAGAACGCTTGAATTGTACATAGAGGAGCTAAAGGCCGTGATGTTCCTTACCGGCTCCAGGACGCCGGAGGAGATCAGGCGTGCCCCGATTATAATCTCGGGGAAAACGAGGGACGCGCTGGAGGCGAGAGGGTTTAACTGGAAGGCCTTCGCCCAGCGCTAGAGGTAAAGGCCTTTTTAGGCCAATAAAAAGGTGCTAATCAATGAGAGATGTTGGAATAATAGCGGTCGGCGGCTACGAGGAAGTAGGCCGGAACATGACCGCCATACGTGTTGGTAAAGAGATAGTCATCATGGATATGGGCATACGGCTGGACCGGATCCAGATCCATGAGGAGACAGAGATAGAGAAGCTGCATTCGCTGGACCTTATAAAGATGGGAGCGATACCTGACGATAAGGTCCTGAATAACGTGGACGCAAACGTCGTGGGCATAGTCTGCACCCATGGCCACCTTGACCATATCGGCGCGGTGCCAAAGCTGGCGCACAGGTATAAGTGTCCGATAATATCGACGCCGTTCACCACGGAGCTTATAAGGCAGGAGATCGAGTCAGAGAGGAAGTTCGAGGTGGCCAACAAGCTGATACCGCTGGACTGCGGGAAGATCCACGATCTCTCGAGGAACCTATCTGTCGAGCTTATCAGGGTGCAGCATAGCATAGTGGACTGCGCCTTCGCGGCGCTGCATACGCCGCATGGCATCATACTTTATGCGTGTGACTTCAAGATAGACCGGACGCCCACGTTAGGCGATGTTCCCGACTTCAAGAGGCTCAAGCAGCTCGGCAAGGAGGGGGTGCTGGCCATGATCACCGAGAGCACAAACGTGGACCGCTCGGGCAAGACGCCCTCCGAGCAGATAGCCAGGGATATGGTCTGGGATGCCCTGCTGGGCACCGAGGAGACCGAGAGCGGCGTGCTCGTGACGACCTTCTCATCGCATATCGCCAGGCTGAAATCCATAATCGAGGCGGCCGAGAAAATGGACCGCACGCCTGTGCTTCTTGGCAGCAGCATGGAGAGGTACTACGGTACGGCCATTAAGATGGGCTATGTGGAAAAGCCCGATAACTTACAGATATTCGGCTATCGCCGCTCCATCGAGAAGGCGGTGAAGCAGATAATGAAAGAGGGCAAGGATAAGTACCTCCCCATCGTGACGGGCCACCAGGGAGAGCCTGACGCCATCCTGGGAAGGATAGCGAGCGGAGAGCTGGACTTCAAGCTGGAGAATGGCGACAAGGTGATATTCTCGGCGAACGTCATACCTAACATGCTCAACCAGGCGAACCGTTATGCCTGCGAGACCAAGCTGAGGATGAGGGGCGCCCGTATCTATGATAACGTGCACGTTTCCGGGCACGCATACAAGGAGGACCACTGGGAGCTTTTAAGGATGGTCAAGCCAGAGCACGTCATACCTGCCCACGGCAACATGCACATGCACACCGCCTATATCGACATGGCCGAGGACACGGGCTATGAGTTCGGGCAGACTGCGCACATCCTGCGAAATGGACAGGAGCTTACCCTTTAAGGGTAGTCATCATGTTGTATGGAGCATCATTACATGGATACCCGGGAAATAGAGCTTATCGCCAGAAAGCTGGCGCTTCAGAACGCCTACAAGTATGGTAAAGCCCCCCAGGCAGGGGCGGTCATGGGTAAGCTAATGGGCACGCATCCTGAATTGAAGGCACAGGCAAAGGAATTAATGCCTATCATCCAGAAAGCCCTGGCAGAGATCGGACAGATGACAAATGATGAGGTAAAGTCAGAGCTAGAATCCATCGCTCCGGAGCTCATCGAGGAGCTTCACGTTAAAAAAGAAACAAGGAGGGGGCTGCCAGAACTGGATATTTCGAATGTAAAGCCAGGGCAGAAGGTCACCTTGAGGATCGCCCCGAACCCGAATGGGCCTCCATCGCTGGGCAACGCCCGCGGCATAATCGTCAACTACGAGTACGCCCGGATGTACGATGGCGTCTTCATTATGCGGTTCGACGACACGGACCCGTCCATTAAAAAACCCATGCTAGAGGCCTACCAGTGGTACGTGGACCAGGCGAAGTGGCTGGGCTGCCCGCCTGATAAGGTGGTCATCGCATCCGATAGGCTTCCGCTTTACTACGAGTACGCTGAGAAGCTCATCGAGATGGGCAAGGCTTACGTTTGCTTCTGCGATCACGATACCTTCAAGGAGCTTAAGGATAAGGGCGAGCCGTGCCCGCACCGGGACGCTCTCCCTGAGGAGAACATGAAGAACTGGCGGGCCATGCTTAACGGGGATTTCGAGGAGAAGGTTGTGCTCCGGATAAAGACGGATATAAGGCATAAGGACCCAGCCTTACGAGACTGGGTGGCTTTCCGCATAGTTAGGGAGGAGCACCCGCGCGTGGGCAAAAAATACCTGGTGTGGCCCATGCTAGACTTTGAGTCTGCTATGGAAGACCACTTTTTGGGCGTCACCCACATAATCCGCGGTAAGGACCTCATGAAGACCGCCGATAAGCAGCGCTATGTATATAAGTATTTAGGGTGGGAGTACCCGAAGGTTTACCACTGGGGGAGGGTGAGGCTGCTCGGCTTCGGCAAGTTTTCCACAAGCGTCATGAAGAAAGGCATAGAGGCCGGGGAATACACCGGCTGGGATGACCCGAGGCTGCCCACGGTGGCTGCCCTCAAGAGGAGGGGGTTCGAGCCAGAGGCGATCAGGAATGTCATGGTGAACATGGGCGTGACGGAGACCGATATCGAGTTTAGCATGGAGACGCTCTACGCCGAGAACAGGAAGATAGTAGACGCTAAGGCGAACCGCTATTTCTTCGTGAATGACCCTGTTGCCTTGAGGGTTAAGGGTGCCCCGCAAACGACTGCGAAGGCTCCGCTGCACCCGCTCGACCATGCCCGCGGCTTCAGGGAAATACATGTCGATGAGAACCCAGAAGTGCTGGTTACCCTGGCCGATAAGAACGCTTTCAGGGTGGGCGACATCATACGCCTTAAGGATTTATATAATGTAAGGCTTACCTCAATGGAGCCATTCGAGGCAGAGTATGTCGGCAATGACCTTTCTGTTTTGAAGCAGGGCGCCAGGATAATACACTGGGCGCCGGTAGATGGCCTGCCCGTCAGAGTCCTGGGCCCGGATAGGGAGTACCATGGCGTAGCTGAGCGTGGGGTGCATAACGAGCTTAACAACGTCGTCCAGTTTGAGAGGTTCGCGTTTTGTAGGATAGACTCTATCAATAGAGTCGTGGTCGCCTATTATACGCACCCTTAAATCCCATTTATCGGCCAAATTTCGCTATGCGTTTTTATATTTACACGGATTTATGGTAACTGAGTGATGGCCGGTATGATGGGAAAGCATGAAGATGGGGGCTTGCAGGAGCAGCTCAATAAGGCGAGTGAAATCGTGAACATGGTGCTGGAAATCGGCATGAGCGGGGCACGGGCCCGGCATGCTGAAGAGCAGCTCTATGATGTCCTGCAGACGTTGAGAGGCAATTTAAATGCGGATTTTATTACGATTTTGCTTAGAGAGGATAAAAACCTGGCCGCCATAATGGGCTTTGGCGAGGGGTGGGAGACGGCGGAGGGTTTTATAGAGCCCATAGGCCAGGGGTTCGCGGGCAAGATCGCGGAGACAAAGGAGCACCTGTACGTGCATGACGCCCGGGTGGACCCCATCGTTATAAGCCCATATATTAAGAGCGCCGGCATCCGCTCAATGCTGGGCGTGCCCCTGCTTTATGGCGGCGAGCCCGTCGGCGTCCTCCAGCTTGGCTGGAAGGGCACGCATCCATTCAGCGAGATGGAGCTTAAGATATTAAACGTGGCCGCAGAGAGGTGCGCTTCTGCCATAGTCATCTCGCGAATGTGCGAG from Methanocella conradii HZ254 harbors:
- a CDS encoding 50S ribosomal protein L13, with protein sequence MVLINAQGLIVGRLSSIVAKKLLQGEEVTIINAEKAILSGSKASTFREYKQAVDRGTREKGPYYPKRPDAIIRRTIRGMLPYKAQRGKDAMARLRVYIGTPSDVQGQQAVTLEKASAARLSSYRYMELGELSKQLGAKF
- a CDS encoding 30S ribosomal protein S9 — encoded protein: MVKVITTSGKRKTAIARATVRKGTGIVRINKVPLALVQPEIIRLKISEPLILAGSEIASQLDIDVDIRGGGIMGQAEAARCAIARGLVNWTNDMALRDAYLSHDRTLLVNDIRAKEPKHYGGTGARAKFQKSYR
- a CDS encoding DNA-directed RNA polymerase subunit N, yielding MIPVRCFTCGKVISNVWEEYRARVEERKRTLPKGEQLRVGDILDDLGVERYCCRRMLLSHVELVDVLAPYQ
- a CDS encoding DNA-directed RNA polymerase subunit K, whose protein sequence is MSYTRYERARIVGARALQISMGAPVLIKDVKSVEPIEVALAELERGLIPITVKRTNKSYRREAESSESSG
- the eno gene encoding phosphopyruvate hydratase, with the protein product MTIIEDIIGRKIFDSRGNPTIEVEVYLDDGFGRAAAPAGASKGTYEAVAIPVDDAIAKLENEVVEQLIGEDAEDQEHIDMLLHEVDGTSNFSNIGGNTSVAVSMAVAKAASNALFRVGPGEPLERYLYRYLGGAYPRMPYPLGNVLGGGAHAPGATDIQEFLVSSVGAETIDEAVYGNALVHKRVKKILADEGVFCGKGDEGGWAPQVRDSMAFEVVSRAVKEASDELGFEVRLGVDVAASELWDEEKKAYVYKDAMRTAEEQVEYIAGLIDEYDLFYVEDPLHENDFDGFADLTEKAGDRCIICGDDLFVTNVKRIEEGIEKFAANAALIKPNQIGTVTDTYNAIALAKRYGYKAIMSHRSGETTDNTIAHLAVAFGCEMLKTGVVGGERIAKLNELIRIGEDIGNDRMTEDLF
- the rpsB gene encoding 30S ribosomal protein S2 — encoded protein: MADKAVEKPEIREIRDESYQSLIPMDEYLAAGVHIGTQQKTEDMKRFIYRVRNDGLYVLDVQSTDERIRAAAKFLSRYEPSNILVVCARQYGQHPAEMFARAIGAKDIVGRFIPGTMTNPEYMFFTEPDVVVVTDPIGDIQAVNEAIKIGVPVVAMCDTNNMTTDIDLVIPTNNKGRKALALVYWLLAREVIRERGEQGFNYTVNDFESEI
- a CDS encoding MEMO1 family protein — translated: MRNPAVAGMFYPGSKEALRQQIASLAPRQPTPKIDAMGVVVPHAGYAYSGGVAARVYASIEGAQTFIILGPRHGWEGSAIAVSTEPWKTPLGVVDVAHDFIELLPPGIIDRDEIAHSREHSLEVQVPFLQYFFEGFRIVPIAIGLQDYETVSEVANELMMALEKYPKKAVIVASSDFSHYEPVEAAKRKDSRLIERIEKLDVVGFYDEIARLSATCCGYGPIAAMMLCCKRMGAKRAELLAYATSGDVTGDREVVGYAGLVVTG
- a CDS encoding mevalonate kinase, whose product is MTICSAPGKVFLFGEHAVVYGKRAIACAIDLRTEVEVNRGGNGIHIHSAFKDDPDKNPYIKMAIKKVQQYVDIKNLSVKVSSTIPIASGLGSSAAVTVATIGALNEEFQVGLRKEEIALMAYQTELEVQGAASPTDTFVSTMGGTVIVPDRKVLPPISCGIVVGHTGISKSTARMVARVRALKEKYPDVIGGIMDSIGCISVRGEDLIKKNDYRSIGELMNVNQGLLDALGITIPELSLQIHAARQHGAYGAKVTGAGGGGCMVAICDEKKCKEIATAIGRSYGDSFITRSTSEGLIIK
- a CDS encoding isopentenyl phosphate kinase — its product is MTIILKIGGSVLTDKNKVSAAKPEAIARVAREVSEALSPRLVLVHGAGSFGHHQAKEYRLKDGLNDWSIKGILPTHNAVKSLNAMVVDALQMSGVDALPVHPLSNCILNNGRIEHMCMEAITRMLRAEIVPVLHGDVVMDTAKGVGILSGDQLVAYLARALKADRVGIGTNVDGVLRNGSVIRELKPANIREVESILSGSVGVDVTGGMYGKIAELMALAGEGIPSVVFNAEKPGNIVKFLRDDLAEGTLISGD
- the fni gene encoding type 2 isopentenyl-diphosphate Delta-isomerase — its product is MVTSKRKMEHLDICTRENVESKGSGFEDIEFIHRCLPEINKSEISTSTTFLGHRFNAPLMIASMTGGHPCTMEVNANLAMAAEELGLGMGVGSQRAALEDPKLEDTYRIVRDKAPHAFIYGNIGAPQLSEYTIEDIERAVSMIDADAMAIHLNFLQEAIQPEGEVDARGIIDRIAAIAEGLSVPVIVKESGAGICHGDAYMLKKAGVAALDVGGRGGTSWAGVEVFRARMEQDSISEHLGIKFWDWGIPTAVSIVEADIGLPLIATGGIRDGVMVAKALALGASMSSVALPLVSAARISSEKVKRTLELYIEELKAVMFLTGSRTPEEIRRAPIIISGKTRDALEARGFNWKAFAQR
- a CDS encoding RNase J family beta-CASP ribonuclease — translated: MRDVGIIAVGGYEEVGRNMTAIRVGKEIVIMDMGIRLDRIQIHEETEIEKLHSLDLIKMGAIPDDKVLNNVDANVVGIVCTHGHLDHIGAVPKLAHRYKCPIISTPFTTELIRQEIESERKFEVANKLIPLDCGKIHDLSRNLSVELIRVQHSIVDCAFAALHTPHGIILYACDFKIDRTPTLGDVPDFKRLKQLGKEGVLAMITESTNVDRSGKTPSEQIARDMVWDALLGTEETESGVLVTTFSSHIARLKSIIEAAEKMDRTPVLLGSSMERYYGTAIKMGYVEKPDNLQIFGYRRSIEKAVKQIMKEGKDKYLPIVTGHQGEPDAILGRIASGELDFKLENGDKVIFSANVIPNMLNQANRYACETKLRMRGARIYDNVHVSGHAYKEDHWELLRMVKPEHVIPAHGNMHMHTAYIDMAEDTGYEFGQTAHILRNGQELTL
- a CDS encoding glutamate--tRNA ligase, whose amino-acid sequence is MDTREIELIARKLALQNAYKYGKAPQAGAVMGKLMGTHPELKAQAKELMPIIQKALAEIGQMTNDEVKSELESIAPELIEELHVKKETRRGLPELDISNVKPGQKVTLRIAPNPNGPPSLGNARGIIVNYEYARMYDGVFIMRFDDTDPSIKKPMLEAYQWYVDQAKWLGCPPDKVVIASDRLPLYYEYAEKLIEMGKAYVCFCDHDTFKELKDKGEPCPHRDALPEENMKNWRAMLNGDFEEKVVLRIKTDIRHKDPALRDWVAFRIVREEHPRVGKKYLVWPMLDFESAMEDHFLGVTHIIRGKDLMKTADKQRYVYKYLGWEYPKVYHWGRVRLLGFGKFSTSVMKKGIEAGEYTGWDDPRLPTVAALKRRGFEPEAIRNVMVNMGVTETDIEFSMETLYAENRKIVDAKANRYFFVNDPVALRVKGAPQTTAKAPLHPLDHARGFREIHVDENPEVLVTLADKNAFRVGDIIRLKDLYNVRLTSMEPFEAEYVGNDLSVLKQGARIIHWAPVDGLPVRVLGPDREYHGVAERGVHNELNNVVQFERFAFCRIDSINRVVVAYYTHP